ATTAACTCCTCctcattttcagtcttttttgttCATGTATATCATcactttcctttctcttctATCCTTTGTTCACACATGCTGCTGGGCAGCAGGCATCTCCCCACCTGTCCTCACCTCTCCTAAGAAGGCCAGCATTATGGGTATACCTCTATACACCACACTGAGTCCTGACCAGAGTAGAAGGTTGTAGTCGTGTTCTGTTACAAGTCTGATTATTTTAAGTCCATATAAGGAACTGTTGTGGTTGTATAGCTACAAGTCTAACTCCATTTAATCCCAAATGGGTCTCTAACAGGTCGAACCCCGTTCCAGGTCAGATTAACGGTCCTCCTTGGTTGACTTAATTCCTGCATCCTGTCCGTAACATTTTGGGAGGCAAAATGGTTCATGTGGAATGACAATGTAGCCTCACATCTTTTGTAGGATAAGACTGTTAAGGAGCCACAGCAGACACCGGAGAAGACAAACTTCCACAGTTTTAGCACTCCTTCACTACAGATCCacaacaaatacagacacatactCTAGACTGGCTCCGACACTGGAAAGCTGGCTCATCAACAGATTTCAAACGCAATCCAGACAAACTAGAGAGTTGCCAAAAACTGTAACGAGGCCCAGCTTTGCTCTCTTGTGCAGCTGAACGTCTGTCCTGTAGTGTAGTCATATAGTTTAGTCACATATATGACTACACTACAGGCACCTGTTAATGTGCCTGCTGCTGCACTCTGCCAAGACTTCCATTATTCCCCTGCGTCCTGATAAATTAGATTAGAAAACCTCAAACTTGTGTGCTTTTACTTGTTTTGTACTGCCAAAGCTGTAACTggatctgttttaaaaaaaaaaaaaaaaaaaaaaaaaaaagaagcttttcAACATCGTCTAACATGTTTGATCCTTTGTATCTTTGAATATTGGTTATGACACTTTTAAGTTGTTTAACTAAACCCCAAACCCTTTTCTTACTTTCTTACGGCACATCAGAGAAGGATGTTAAAGCAGGTGAGAGAACAAAAGTTATAAAATGCCAACAAATTAGTTCTAATCAGCTCTCATTACACATGCTTGTGTAATTGCTTCTCTCTGtgctgtttatgttttgttctctATCTGTGTGCAACGATTTTCAGTCCAACTCTGTaatctttctttcctttttgtctttctgccGTCTTTTTCTCTGGCTCTTCTGGCTTCATCTGTATTCTCACTCTGCTTTCTCTTTGCTGCCCAGTATCTCAATCTGAGTCTAAACAACTCAGTCCACTGTTGGACTCAGGGAGAGGTATGTAAGATTATCACTGTCATAACTTCATCATAAGTGTATCAGTGTAAGTATCATAAGTGAAGCCGGCAGgctgtaatattttaatatatagtTTTGCCACCCAGAGCGGATTTCAAACATCTGTAAGTCTACAGCCTAACAAACTGCTAAAGAATGAAACTGAGAAtgaatattttctatttactgCACAGCAACATGACCTGTCTTTGAAAATAAGGTGACTCGGACTCTGTtagaaataaatctttatttttcttcctcctctgcaatGAGCTGAggaaccaaaacaacaaattctGGTGCTTTAATTTTCCTCTTTTGTGTCATTGCAGCAACactagattattatttttttttttacgtcaTTAGTTTCCATTTTGAAGACCAGACAACATGTATTAGTGATCAGCTAAACTATTAGAAATCAATCACACAAACTCGCTGCACATACAGGTCATTTTGTACTATGGAGCAGTAACATCTTactacttttacatttaatttaatatgcCTAGTGTcattagaaatgtttaaaatgttgatatttggtgaaatttttttttttttaaatgaatctgACTTAACTGTCCATTAGCCGGAGCAGTATCATACAGTCCAGTGATTTCTGTTTTGGGTGGGCGTTCTCTTTAAGGAGCCACATTCCAATatgaaaaacacatgcacaacatAACACCTTCTTCACTGGCCTAATACCAGGgtcttaaaagtaaaagtactgcatgTGCACAATCGTACTGTGtgagaaattaataaaaattctTTTACTACTTAAAACGATCTGAGTGAAGCATACTGCAAACAGCAGAAGTGAGTGGTTAGAGAACAGTTTTCTGAAGGTAAACCAACAAGATATGAAACCTAAAGTATAGTGTTTTGGTCAAAACATCTGAAACTGGTCCAGATATCTTCTGACAGGCAGTTGTGATGTTGGACTGTGGTCGGTATTTGcactgaggaggagggagtATTCAGATATTTGAGAAAACCTCTAGTGCACCTGAGAgttttccctcttttctgtAAAGTCTGCATAGTTTCAGCACTGtaaattttttgtgtgtgtgtgtgtgtttgtcttgaggctgagagtttctttttttttctcacgcATCCAAACCTCCGTCATTCTTTGATGTGAAACCACTGtcacagagcaagagagaggtcCAGGGTCCAACATGTGCctacatttttcttatatttgtttttgaacttgttttttttttttttttttttttatatcacttAACTTTTGTGTTCCTATTCTCTCTGTGCACATAAATCAACCAATTTAGGCTAGTGTTGcaatattaatataatgaaGCAGCTGTTAGTCGGTATTGTCTTTTATATTTGACTCTTTTATGATCTTATAGTGTTCAAAGTATTTTTCCAAATTTGAGCAGGAAAATGAGTTGCAAAAGCCAGAAAGGTGACTCATCCATATTGATCAACGTCTCTGTCAAATCCTTGCAGAAATATTATGGCCATTTGTGCTGTGGAAGCATATGAAATGTACTCATTGCAACTTTAATTGTGGAAACTGTTACACACGATTCATTTTAAATCTGGCTTCCAACCTGTCGTGTCATCCCTCTTTTCCGTGTCTCCCAGTTGTGTATTATAAAAGAGAAACGCCACTGAGACCatccaagaaaagaaaagagaaaaactagGGAGAAAAAAAGTAGATTTTCCAGCAGAGCTTTCAGTTTGCCATGCAGTTTGTGAGGCCTCGTGTGAGATGTTTGGGATTGTGAGGGAAGGTAGAATATCGGGCCGCCTCCTccttcctgttttttggctttCTGCCTTTTGCTCTCAACAGTTTCCAAGGCTACCTGGCAGCCAGATgtatgctgctgctgtctgtaaTCATGTCTGTCCTTCAGCTCACTAGAGCGATCTGTCAGGCTGTCATCTGAgcctggaaaaacacacacacacacacacacacacacacacacacacacacacacacacacacacacactccaacataTTCATCACATCTTGTGAGGAGTACCAGCTCTGTCTACAATGATTAAGACCAGAGCTGGTGCTGTTATTCAGCATCTTGCTAAAGGGCACTCAAGTAGGATTCATTACTGTTGCAGGGATTTAACCTGTTACATTTTGGTTGACGGATAGAATCTTGTAACTGCTCGGCCAGTGATGTGCTCAGTTAAGTAGCTAAGCTAAGTTGAAAAAATAGTATTTATGATTTGGTTAAGAAAAAAACCCctatccacatatttgtgtttaggaggGAAATGGACGTTCAAATAGGTTGGTGTGACGCTGATCTGTAGCATATTTCTTGTCACAATTACCAATAAACTACCGACTACAACAAACAAAGTGTGCGAGTGTGTAAAACAAGTTAACAAGCGAGCAGAGAAGATACTGTAGATGGCTTAGAGTAAATGATAAATTCAGCAAACAAATAGGAAAATATAAACCAAGCCTAAACATTGGCAGTTCCAGGATCACAATGTCTTGTTTGGAAAAAATATTGTACCGATATTAacttttgtatatttaaatgtgttaaaaaaaatatacagtttaaaatCAACACATGAACCCATTTGGAACATGTGTGATGCTGTGGGGGTAacgtcagacaaaaaaaacagttgcTAACTACtgtgctacacacacatacacagacatttcATAACTTCCTGTCTCTGAGATAAAAATCTCACATCTCCACCATGTTGACTTTTGAGAATGTGAGAAAAACaagctcactttcagtttgacctgTTTGAGTTTATCTAGTTGGGTTTGAAATTGTCAAGGATTCCAAGAGTCATGAAAGTTTCTTGCACCATATCTGACATTGTCCTATAACAACAGTGATATGAACACAGAAATGTATGGCAAGTAGTATTGGTCAGCTGTTTGATTAATTGTGATTTCATTTGGGGGAGGAATAGTCTGAAAACTAAGCCATGTAAATTATTCAGCAGCCTACATTGTGTTAAAAACTAGTTAACATTAAGAAATGACGGTTTTAAATACTGAGTTTTGAAATTCAAAATGTGAAAGAGCCTTGCACATGTATATCCAAACAAATGCAAGctacactcacatgcacacacagggtgtgtgtgcatgtgaggtTAGATGTGTCTCactacacaaaacacaaattggGCCAGCTTTGAGGAACATTTAAACACCTTTTTAACTGTCAGAACAAATAATTCTGGTTACAACTGATGCTTTAAAAAGGTCATAATTCAGCACATTTGCTCATTCTGAGTATctccatgtgtgttttgtgcagaCAGCGgccacagcagcaacagcactAAAGGAGAGCGGCTGAGCGCCAAGATGAGGTCACTTCCTGCTTCCAATGAACCCTATGAGGCCAGCAGCCCAAAAGAAATAGGTGAGGaaacttttctctctgtctctttcttccccTCTATAATCAGTTACATGATATAAGCTatctcactttttctcttttatctttGAACCCTTTGTGTTCTTGAGATTCACTGACACCTCAGCCACCAATCTCATATATTTACATACCAGATAGTCACATAATCAAAATGGTTTTCATGCAGAGTCGGCATCTCTTGCTGCTATTTCAAGTCACTAAAATGCAAAGTTGGCCAACAACAGTGTTTCCCACATCAAGGAGACCAAGAGACTTTTGACcatttaaaaagtcaaacagtgacagtgacaacTAGAGACAACTGTACAATACAAAGCATCATCAgcatatttatctatttatttaatcttgaaaaaaaaatgaaatggcaaATCCATTTTCCTTCGGCATAGTACTTAAAGATAACCTACTATCTGGATGACTGAAATTCTTCATAGACAGATCAGGGCCTCATTTCCCAAATGCCTCTTAAGGTTAAGGTGATCGTAAAATCCATTTTACGAGCCATAACCGCAACTGAAGACACTCTTAGAAATGATCGTAGATTAACGAGTACCTCCACTCGTAGGAGGCTAACAGCATCTTAAGAAGCTCCAGAGTCAACAGGACGATCCACAAaccatgttttatttgtctttattgtttttttcattttcaaatctaTACTTTTATCACGAACAATGTTCTTTGTTAAGTGACGTTTGATGTGAAATGCGTAAAACACGCAAATAGATTCAGCAATTGATTTGTGCATTTGATCTACCAGTTTCTGTCGTTAccgtcctcctctccctcttctcgtCTAACATATTAATCTCTCTCCTGGCTGATATGCCGCTTTCCTGATGGTATTTTTTCAGGGTCCAAATcttaacttttctttttatttatagtACATATTGTTTGCCACAGGCTTATATACATCAGGTGATGACGTGCATATTCATGAAACTCAACTACCACTacttcattttagttttaatgtaAGTTTAAGAGTAACGTCTGCCTCGAGCAGCAGgtaaatcaatcaaaatgtattaaactgaCTTCCACCCAGTAACATGAATTATAAACTGTTCACTGCACATTCGTTTTCATACTGATTTAATTCCAAGTCTGAAACTTTTCTTTGTGTCCTTTACAACACTttgtgatgtatgtgtgtgtgatatgaaCTAGGGCTTACAGACAGTTAAATGTGCAAAGTTACTTTAAAGTGAATTCAGCATAATcttcagcaccacagacagcCGACGTTCACAAGCTCTTAATGGCACACGTGTGCACTCGCTCTTTGGGAAGCGCGTTCATAGAAATGCTCTTTAACTTCTAAGATATCGGAAGTAAAACCTGTGCTCCTCTCGTGTGTAGATGCGTCCTATGTGGACCCACTGGGGCCTCAGATGGAGCGACCAAAGACGGGAGCCAAGAGACGCGTGGAGGATGATGACTTTGCAGATGAAGAGCTGGGAGACGACCTGCTGCCGGAGTAGCTGCTTCCACCCTCTGCCTTCACTGCAGAAGGTGGAAGCAAGAGCACAAAGCTtcaacacaaaaccaaaacattttaaactcagTTCTTCAgcgaaaaacagaaatgttacgGGATAAAGACTTTATTTTTCATGGGAATCAATGACGTTCCAGTGGCTCTGTTACTCCACTTCTGAGTATAGGAGTGAGATGTCTTTAGCTCTCTCAGATTGGTAATCTTTGCTTTACATCTGAGTAACTATTATACATATCTGTTTAACAGAGGAAGACCTATATACATTGAAATGCGCGCAAAAAAGAATATATGTGAAGCTGGTTACAGTGCAGTCTGGAACTATTTggacagtttgttttgttttggctctTTACTCCAGCACAatgaatttgaaatgaatgaaacaatcacaatgaggttaaagtgctgacgtttaactttaatttgaacttgtttacattcatattgGATGACGTAGGTAGAACTTATAGACCTTTTTGGACATACTGTTCCTCCCAAGGATAAATGGGCTACGAGTTCTGTACTGTTCACCCAATATGGATGTGAACGCCCTAAAACACCTTTTTAAAGTCTTAAAGTCTGCATTTTAACCTCACAGTcacctttttcattttcaatccaGTGTTGGGGcacaaagccaaaacaatgaaaaacatatcGCTGTCCTAATATTTTTGAATGCACTGTATGTTTGAGCCTGGGAACCTTCTGGAAAATCCATCAACACAGTATAACAAACTTATGTAATCCGTCCATTTCAGGTCCTGTTCcgttttacattttatacttttttccaaaaatgtttatttgtattgtaatgtaatacatatatttgttgttcattatattttattaataatatttgtatgtattcAAGAAAAAGCAGTCTCATTTGGAGCACATTAACcttcagataaaacacaaaccatGAGGACTGTGAGTTTTTCTGTATAGAAAGCGCACTGACAGTCTGAGTTATTAATGTGAAGTTTCCCTGGAAGGCGGCAGACCAAACCGAAGATTTAGTGGAGGGTAAACTCTATTAAATTAAGCtttttatatgtataatataatttaaagctTTTGCCTCACATAAATCCCAATGACATAAATTACAGTACACATCATACTAAGTGACACAGAAGAATGAATGCagcaagaaaagacaaaaatgtgacataagAGGTTGAACATAAGTAGACTCTGGTGTGAAGCCAGGATCCAGCAGCAGAGCACACACAGCCAAATGTCTGGACTTCCCACTCCCATCTGTTATTATCAGGGCTAGAGGTTTAAGAAGGGACTTTATCTGTCGGTACTTCAGTTTGATTTGGACTCGTTCTGAATGGACTCTGTTCCTGCGCGTACAAACGCTTCCTACGGATTTTACGCACACACCACTGGAGAAAAGCAACAGGAAAACGCCCTTGGTGGCATTTTTCTGTTCTTAAACAGGAAGCGGCAGGTGTAAAACTCCCAAATCGGTAATCATTTCTAATTCTATTAGGCAATTATTACTCCTGGCGACACTGTGGACGTGTTGTGCCAAAATGTTTCCGCGGTTTCTCTGGCAGCGCGCCTGTTCCTCTGTTTCCAAGCCAGGACTGTGGACTGTTAGCCTGCCGCTGACTCTGCAACACTTCCAACATTTCACTGGATTATAACAGAGGAAAGTATCCTGTTAACGGTAAAAGCTGTCTCATTAAAGAAGGTCGCTTGTTCTGATAATCTACTTGTCATCTTTTAAGAAAGCAAGGGCAGAGAAGGCGATAACAGAGCGCGCAGAGAAACCTTTTTCAGTGTATACGCATGTTGGCACAACACCGTACCGAGAAGCGCAACGTGATGCCGCATCGGATCCgcgtcctgctgctgctgcacctggctgtgctgctgctgctgggctgGCCGGCCGAGGCGGGCCAGGTACGAAAGAAGGCCACCAGGACGCGGTCTTGTCTGGACCTGCCGGAGGAGATCCTGGAGCAGATGTTCGGGCGGCTCTCGGTGGGAGTTATGAGCGCTTTCCATCACGCCCTGGAGCTGGAGCCGCAGGACAAACTCAACCTGACCTGCCCGACCACCGCCCGGTCACCGACCGACAGAAAGACCCGCCTCCCGGTCAACCTGCTCAGCATCTCCCCCTGGGCTTACAGGTGAGTTCAGGTTCAGGTGATCAATTCTTATCTCTGGCCTATAAATTACTTTGGATTAAAAACTACTCACATTCAAACAGAAAATGCCAACATCACAGTGTTTTATTAAAAcggaaaaaagtaaaatattgatacatttatttgtattctGTTTGAATTTATATTCAAAACTTTCAACAAAACCgtcattaaattatattttgtcataACTTGTTCAGCTGTGGATACACAAATAATATGGTGTTATTACTAACAGCAGTGTTTAGTGtgtatttaaaggaatatttcctTCAAAATATGAAGTAAGCTagaaataaacaattttaacatacagcaaaaaaaaaaatctcaactcGACAAGaactgttcatttaaaaacagatgcAACAGAAACATCACAGATCATCTACAAAAAGTGCACACTACAGATATTATAAATGCAATACTGTTAAACTCACTTTTTATCACAATTATATTAAAATCTCACTGTGATGTGACAAGGGGATTTCTGTGCAAATGCATTTTTGGCCAGGCACTCactatttgttttacatttgggTAAAATAGCACCCCTTTATTGAAAACATGTTATATTAAACATATCAGAGTGTTGTGGTGGGAAATCAGGAGTATAAATGATATCCTTCAAGTTAGTAATCAACTGAAGCAAAAAGCtttagtgggttttttttttctatatgaCCTACAGTATCTCTCCTGGCTTCAAGTGCTCCTCGTTAATCATGCTTCTGATTTGAAATAGACTGATTTtgtgcagcagcagaaaaaaaagggacaaaatTCATGCCAATCACCTACttaatgtctttatttaagaaaaacaacaccGTGTGAAACTGAAAGTTACAAAAAGTAAACATCtaacaatacaataatattttCCTCCAGAAAGTTTGCAGAAATactttgtgttcatgtgtgttgaCCTGTAATTATGGCATACTTCAGATCATTGAAGGCAGCAatcagtttaaagaaaataaactctgATTCTGTTGaatgaattttttattttcaggatCTCGTACGACCTGACCAGGTATCCCCGCTACATCCCCGAGGCTTACTGCCTGTGTAAGGGCTGCCTGATCGGACCGCACGGTGAGGAGAGCGACCAGTACCGCAGCACTCCGGTCTACGCTCCCTCTGTCATCCTGAGGAGGATGGGCTCCTGCGTCAGCGGCCGCCACTCATACACCGAGATCTACGTCTCCATCGCTGTGGGATGCACCTGTGTGCCGTCGCTGGAGAAGGAGCGGGACGGCCAGAACAGCAACCAGAGCCTGGA
This Siniperca chuatsi isolate FFG_IHB_CAS linkage group LG12, ASM2008510v1, whole genome shotgun sequence DNA region includes the following protein-coding sequences:
- the il17d gene encoding interleukin-17D yields the protein MLAQHRTEKRNVMPHRIRVLLLLHLAVLLLLGWPAEAGQVRKKATRTRSCLDLPEEILEQMFGRLSVGVMSAFHHALELEPQDKLNLTCPTTARSPTDRKTRLPVNLLSISPWAYRISYDLTRYPRYIPEAYCLCKGCLIGPHGEESDQYRSTPVYAPSVILRRMGSCVSGRHSYTEIYVSIAVGCTCVPSLEKERDGQNSNQSLERAEPKAGQLVSAGKKV